The following coding sequences lie in one Clupea harengus chromosome 23, Ch_v2.0.2, whole genome shotgun sequence genomic window:
- the mapk3 gene encoding mitogen-activated protein kinase 3: MADSSSSASAAGAAGSNSSAAGAGGAVAPGEATAAAGSKPGLESVKGQNFDVGPRYTDLLYIGEGAYGMVCSAHDNVNKIRVAIKKISPFEHQTYCQRTLREIKILLRFRHENIIGINDILRARRIEYMRDVYIVQDLMETDLYKLLKTQQLSNDHICYFLYQILRGLKYIHSANVLHRDLKPSNLLINTTCDLKICDFGLARIADPEHDHTGFLTEYVATRWYRAPEIMLNSKGYTKSIDIWSVGCILAEMLSNRPIFPGKHYLDQLNHILGILGSPSQEDLNCIINMKARNYLQSLPQKPKIPWNKLFPKADNKALDLLDRMLTFNPIKRITVEDALAHPYLEQYYDPTDEPVAEEPFTFNMELDDLPKEKLKELIYEETARFQAQYQGT, translated from the exons ATGGCGGATTCTAGCAGCAGCGCGTCTGCGGCCGGAGCCGCGGGCTCGAATAGCAGCGCCGCCGGGGCTGGCGGAGCGGTCGCGCCCGGGGAAGCGACGGCAGCCGCGGGATCGAAGCCGGGCCTGGAGTCGGTAAAGGGACAGAATTTTGACGTTGGCCCCCGCTACACCGATCTCCTGTACATCGGCGAAGGGGCCTACGGGATGGTCTG ctcaGCACATGATAACGTGAATAAGATCCGTGTGGCCATTAAGAAGATCAGCCCGTTCGAGCACCAGACGTACTGCCAGCGCACGCTGCGGGAGATCAAGATCCTGCTGCGCTTCCGCCATGAGAACATCATCGGCATCAACGACATCCTGCGCGCGCGCCGCATCGAGTACATGAGAGATGT ctacaTAGTCCAGGACCTGATGGAGACCGACCTGTACAAGCTCCTGAAGACGCAGCAGCTGAGCAACGACCACATCTGCTACTTCCTGTATCAGATCCTCCGCGGCCTGAAGTACATCCACTCCGCCAACGTGCTCCACCGCGACCTCAAGCCCTCCAACCTGCTCATCAACACCACCTGCGACCTCaag atCTGTGATTTCGGGTTGGCAAGGATAGCCGACCCTGAGCATGACCACACTGGCTTTCTGACGGAGTATGTGGCTACGCGCTGGTACCGCGCTCCAGAAATCATGCTCAACtccaag ggctACACTAAGTCTATTGATATCTGGTCAGTGGGATGTATCCTGGCTGAGATGTTGTCAAACAGACCCATCTTCCCTGGGAAACACTACCTGGATCAGCTGAACCACATACTGG gcatccTGGGCTCTCCCTCTCAGGAGGACTTGAACTGCATCATCAACATGAAGGCCCGCAACTACCTGCAGTCCCTTCCACAGAAGCCCAAGATCCCCTGGAACAAGCTCTTCCCCAAGGCTGATAACAagg CTCTGGACCTGCTGGACCGCATGTTGACCTTTAACCCCATCAAGCGCATCACAGTGGAGGACGCTTTGGCCCACCCCTACCTGGAGCAGTACTACGACCCtactgatgag ccggtGGCTGAGGAGCCCTTCACCTTTAACATGGAGCTGGATGATCTGCCCAAAGAGAAGCTAAAGGAGCTCATCTATGAGGAGACGGCCCGCTTCCAGGCCCAGTACCAGGGCACCTGa